The Candidatus Micropelagos thuwalensis genome has a window encoding:
- a CDS encoding sulfite exporter TauE/SafE family protein yields the protein MSELEMPVLIALFILAGSVAGYMAGLLGIGGGAILVPVLFQTFIFLGLHEAHQMHAAVATSLTIIVLTSIQSGRVHYKNDAVDMTIVRQWAPFSVIGVVSGALLAGYFNAEVLKIIFAILTSLIALNMMFNDVDETLDGKMPIIWLQRGVASMIGFFSALMGIGGGAFSVTVMRLFGRPIHKAVGTAAVLGIFIALPGSLGFVVSGWGKEGLAPYFLGYVNWLAVLLLIPVTTLTAPMGARMAHRIDRKKLEKIFIFFLFLASARILWSVF from the coding sequence ATGTCTGAATTGGAAATGCCAGTCCTCATTGCCCTTTTTATTCTTGCAGGTTCTGTAGCTGGGTATATGGCAGGTCTTTTGGGTATTGGCGGTGGGGCTATTCTAGTGCCGGTACTCTTTCAAACCTTTATTTTTCTTGGCCTTCATGAAGCACATCAAATGCATGCTGCCGTCGCGACCTCATTGACGATCATCGTACTTACATCCATCCAGTCGGGGCGTGTTCATTATAAGAACGACGCCGTTGATATGACAATTGTGCGCCAATGGGCGCCATTTTCTGTGATAGGTGTCGTATCCGGCGCGCTGTTAGCGGGCTATTTCAACGCTGAAGTTTTAAAAATAATCTTTGCAATTCTGACATCCCTTATCGCCTTGAATATGATGTTTAACGATGTTGATGAAACGCTGGATGGAAAAATGCCTATTATCTGGTTGCAACGCGGTGTTGCGTCAATGATTGGATTCTTCTCTGCGCTGATGGGGATTGGTGGTGGTGCATTTTCTGTCACCGTCATGCGTTTGTTTGGTCGCCCGATACACAAAGCGGTGGGTACTGCAGCCGTGCTTGGAATTTTTATTGCGTTACCCGGCAGTCTCGGCTTTGTCGTTTCCGGCTGGGGTAAAGAGGGCCTCGCCCCGTATTTTCTGGGTTATGTGAATTGGCTTGCCGTTTTGCTGCTCATTCCGGTCACAACGCTAACAGCGCCAATGGGCGCGCGAATGGCGCATAGGATTGACCGGAAAAAACTTGAAAAGATTTTTATCTTTTTTCTGTTTCTGGCATCGGCACGAATTTTGTGGTCAGTATTTTAA
- a CDS encoding bifunctional [glutamine synthetase] adenylyltransferase/[glutamine synthetase]-adenylyl-L-tyrosine phosphorylase — protein MNKGFSDRKKNYVNFGDSETRRVAHSHLADCQSLWIAELSTEAQSAIITFVSDHEDLFLRIFAGSSFLTRIIRTRPDLLGELAVEGPDVFCEKILTRLYGLDLSCDRDILMRDLRLYRQSISLVTAMADIAGIWSLEKVTGALTDFADASVRVSLDWLLKNKSAQYGLDTPLTADQCQCVILGMGKYGARELNYSSDIDIVVFYEPDGIASLGEHKIAEFWIELTKDLSTILQSTTDAGFVFRVDLRLRPDPGSTPVAVSLPAAEIYYESFGQNWERAAFIKARQIAGDTRTGNKLLSILSPFIWRKNLDFAAIEDVHAMKRQIHAVRGHGQIAIAGHNIKLGRGGIREIEFFVQTQQLIAGGRDKNLRGAQTCPMLNQLAERGWIKNETVEELTGAYHFLRGIEHRLQMQQDEQTHTLPKTEEKLQAFSDFCGYETLDDFKSRLTDVLETVQTHYAELFEQGEVLANEMGNLVFAGCENDPETLETLSQMGFERAAQMSDEIRGWHSGRFAAVRTPRARELLTRLKPHLLKSLSQTPDPDFAFARFNDFLTGLPSGIQIFSLFQSNPDLLNLITDIVGTAPRLSAQLSRRPVTLDSLLDPNFNQPLSDADEILLELKTHTSGITHFEDMLDAVRRWHREKIFRIGTQILSGKLTGLSAGEDITKIADAGTRVLYDFVLKDMLGEATLPYGAEMAVLGLGKLGSREMTVSSDLDLIIVCTAEDYAQKVTYTATSSMEILFSRTARRFISAMTAPTFEGHLFEIDMRLRPSGNAGPLVTKIQSFEDYQFSNAWLWEHMALTRGRVLAGGEGLTNKINALLKRIFQMPRDQDEARQNIVDMKKRLEAHHVKKGDTKWDIKHAPGGLVDVEFIAQGLCLLHGAALFNRIDTSTKSNLELLGTARIISTDDEARLVEALSFYSSLLQIFRLCLDTPAEPPFSQSLNLLLCQSTALPNMGHLEQTLSEHQKSVREIFVRMLGQLSD, from the coding sequence ATGAATAAAGGTTTTTCAGATCGAAAGAAAAATTATGTGAACTTTGGAGACAGCGAAACTCGTCGTGTCGCGCACAGTCATCTTGCGGACTGTCAATCACTTTGGATAGCTGAATTATCTACCGAAGCACAATCAGCCATCATTACATTTGTGAGTGACCATGAAGATTTGTTTCTTCGGATTTTTGCTGGTTCCTCATTTTTAACGCGCATTATTCGTACCCGTCCGGATCTTCTTGGAGAACTGGCAGTAGAAGGGCCGGATGTTTTTTGTGAAAAAATTTTAACCCGTCTTTATGGGCTGGACCTGTCCTGCGACCGAGACATATTAATGCGGGACTTGCGCTTGTACCGTCAGAGCATTTCCTTGGTGACCGCTATGGCAGATATTGCGGGAATCTGGTCGTTGGAAAAAGTAACGGGAGCTCTAACGGATTTTGCTGACGCATCCGTTAGAGTCAGTTTGGATTGGTTGCTCAAAAACAAGTCTGCCCAATATGGTCTGGATACACCTCTTACTGCAGACCAGTGCCAATGCGTTATTCTTGGGATGGGCAAATATGGTGCGCGCGAACTGAATTATTCATCCGATATCGATATTGTCGTTTTTTACGAACCCGATGGGATTGCCTCACTAGGCGAACACAAGATAGCTGAGTTTTGGATTGAGCTGACGAAAGATTTATCCACCATTTTGCAATCTACTACGGATGCAGGTTTTGTGTTTCGTGTGGATTTGCGGTTGCGCCCTGATCCTGGTTCCACACCCGTAGCGGTATCCCTTCCTGCGGCCGAAATTTATTACGAATCTTTCGGTCAAAACTGGGAGCGTGCCGCTTTCATCAAAGCGCGCCAGATTGCTGGTGATACGAGGACGGGCAATAAATTGTTGTCTATTTTATCTCCTTTTATCTGGCGTAAGAACCTGGATTTTGCTGCCATAGAAGATGTGCATGCAATGAAGCGACAAATTCATGCGGTTCGAGGGCATGGTCAAATTGCCATAGCAGGTCATAACATTAAGCTCGGACGGGGCGGCATCAGAGAGATTGAGTTTTTTGTGCAGACACAGCAACTTATTGCCGGCGGACGGGATAAAAATCTGCGTGGGGCACAAACATGCCCAATGCTAAACCAGCTTGCAGAACGCGGGTGGATTAAAAACGAAACTGTAGAGGAATTGACAGGAGCTTATCATTTTCTGCGCGGTATAGAACACCGGTTGCAAATGCAGCAGGATGAACAAACGCACACGCTCCCTAAAACTGAAGAGAAATTGCAGGCCTTTTCAGATTTTTGCGGCTATGAAACGCTTGATGATTTTAAAAGCAGACTGACAGACGTGCTGGAAACCGTTCAGACACATTATGCTGAGTTATTTGAGCAAGGTGAGGTGTTGGCAAATGAGATGGGCAATCTCGTTTTTGCGGGTTGTGAAAATGATCCGGAAACATTGGAGACTCTCTCCCAGATGGGGTTTGAAAGAGCAGCGCAAATGTCTGATGAAATCAGAGGTTGGCATAGCGGCAGGTTTGCGGCTGTTCGTACACCGCGTGCCAGAGAGTTGCTGACAAGATTAAAGCCCCACCTCCTTAAAAGCTTGTCGCAAACACCTGACCCGGATTTTGCTTTTGCACGTTTTAACGATTTTCTAACTGGCTTGCCATCCGGCATACAAATTTTCTCACTCTTTCAATCTAATCCCGACCTGCTTAATCTAATCACAGATATTGTTGGCACCGCACCGCGCCTATCTGCGCAATTAAGCCGCCGCCCAGTCACATTGGACAGCCTGCTGGATCCAAATTTCAATCAACCTCTGTCGGATGCTGATGAGATTTTGTTGGAACTCAAAACCCACACGTCCGGTATCACACATTTTGAAGATATGCTGGATGCCGTAAGACGTTGGCACAGGGAAAAAATCTTCCGGATTGGCACCCAAATTTTGTCGGGTAAGTTGACCGGTCTTTCTGCCGGTGAGGACATTACTAAAATTGCTGATGCGGGCACACGCGTTCTTTATGATTTTGTGTTGAAAGATATGCTGGGTGAGGCCACGCTTCCATATGGCGCTGAAATGGCAGTTTTGGGGCTAGGTAAGCTCGGTAGTCGAGAAATGACTGTTTCCTCAGATCTTGACCTTATTATTGTGTGCACGGCAGAGGATTATGCGCAAAAAGTTACCTATACGGCGACCTCTTCTATGGAAATTTTGTTTAGCCGCACAGCGCGGCGTTTCATTTCTGCTATGACAGCGCCAACATTCGAAGGTCATCTCTTTGAAATAGATATGCGATTGCGCCCATCGGGGAATGCGGGCCCACTCGTTACGAAAATCCAAAGTTTTGAGGATTATCAATTTTCAAACGCATGGTTATGGGAACATATGGCATTGACCCGAGGGCGCGTGCTGGCAGGTGGAGAAGGTCTGACAAACAAAATTAATGCTTTGCTGAAAAGGATTTTTCAGATGCCGCGTGACCAAGACGAGGCACGGCAGAATATTGTGGATATGAAAAAACGGCTTGAGGCGCATCATGTCAAAAAAGGCGATACCAAATGGGATATCAAACATGCGCCAGGGGGGCTGGTGGACGTTGAATTTATCGCACAGGGTTTATGCCTTCTACATGGCGCGGCACTCTTTAATCGCATAGATACCTCCACCAAATCTAATTTAGAATTGCTTGGTACGGCACGTATCATATCTACTGACGATGAGGCTCGGCTCGTTGAGGCCTTGTCGTTTTATTCTAGCCTCTTACAGATTTTCCGCTTGTGCCTCGACACACCCGCAGAGCCGCCATTTTCTCAGTCGTTAAATTTGTTGTTATGTCAAAGCACGGCCTTGCCGAATATGGGGCATTTGGAACAAACGCTGAGTGAGCATCAAAAATCTGTGCGCGAGATTTTTGTACGCATGTTGGGTCAGTTATCTGACTAA
- the dusA gene encoding tRNA dihydrouridine(20/20a) synthase DusA, which translates to MTTHRFCIAPMMDWTDRHDRYFLRLLSRKSRLYSEMVTADAVRHGDRAHLLSFNSAEHPVALQLGGSDATALAEAAKIGEDFGYDEINLNVGCPSDRVQAGRFGACLMQEPELVADCVAAMRANVKIPVTIKSRIGVDDQDPEEALFQLVELSAQAGCEVFIVHARKAWLDGLSPKQNRDIPPLNYDLVYELKKSRQDLTIILNGGIDTLSEAQTHLHHVDGVMLGRAAYKTPYILADVDCTIFNDEAPPPSREAVVEALIPYAEKLVEDGVPLHALTRHLMGLFQSQPGGRLWRRYLSENAPKNEADASVLSEALQYMRQAVQRIHDTDNDINQLAD; encoded by the coding sequence ATGACAACGCATCGATTTTGTATAGCGCCAATGATGGACTGGACAGATAGACATGACCGCTATTTTTTGCGGCTATTATCCAGAAAGTCTCGGCTTTATTCTGAAATGGTCACGGCAGATGCAGTGCGCCACGGAGACCGCGCACATCTTTTGTCCTTCAACTCTGCTGAACACCCTGTCGCTCTCCAGTTAGGTGGTAGCGACGCCACGGCGCTGGCAGAGGCGGCAAAGATTGGTGAAGATTTTGGCTATGATGAAATAAATCTCAATGTCGGTTGCCCGTCCGATAGGGTGCAAGCTGGCCGTTTTGGGGCTTGCTTGATGCAAGAGCCGGAGCTTGTTGCTGACTGTGTGGCAGCTATGCGCGCCAATGTTAAAATCCCAGTTACCATTAAATCCCGAATAGGTGTTGACGATCAAGATCCAGAGGAAGCGCTTTTTCAGCTAGTGGAATTATCCGCGCAAGCAGGGTGCGAAGTGTTCATCGTGCATGCAAGAAAAGCTTGGCTTGATGGTTTAAGCCCCAAACAAAATCGCGATATTCCGCCACTTAATTATGATCTTGTTTATGAGTTGAAAAAGTCACGACAGGATTTGACGATTATTTTGAATGGTGGAATTGATACATTGTCTGAGGCACAGACGCATTTGCACCATGTTGACGGTGTCATGCTTGGACGCGCTGCTTATAAAACACCTTATATTCTGGCCGACGTAGATTGCACGATTTTCAACGATGAAGCGCCCCCGCCAAGCCGTGAAGCCGTGGTAGAAGCATTGATACCCTATGCTGAAAAACTGGTTGAAGATGGGGTTCCTCTCCATGCTCTGACTCGACATCTTATGGGGTTGTTCCAATCTCAACCCGGCGGAAGATTATGGCGCCGTTACTTGAGTGAGAATGCACCTAAAAATGAAGCCGATGCGTCTGTTTTATCTGAGGCGCTTCAATATATGCGCCAGGCAGTTCAGCGAATTCATGACACCGATAATGATATAAATCAGCTGGCTGACTGA